A DNA window from Desulfovibrio desulfuricans DSM 642 contains the following coding sequences:
- a CDS encoding nitrate reductase, whose amino-acid sequence MNSSRRDFLRFFAMSAAMAAATGAGLPTLALAADDQKPDKWVKGVCRYCGTGCGVMVGVKNGKAVAIQGDPNNHNAGLLCLKGSLLIPVLNSKERVTQPMVRRKKGGPLEPVSWDEALDLMASKFRHSIDTYGANSVAWYGSGQCLTEESYLASKIFKAGFGTNNVDGNPRLCMASAVGGYTTTFGKDEPMGTYADIDQATCFFIIGSNTSEAHPVLFRRIARRKQVEPGIKIIVADPRRTNTARIADMHVAFRPGTDLAFMHSMAWVIINEELDNPRFWQRYVSFVDAEGKPSDFEGYKAFLENYRPEKVAEICRVPVAQIYSAARAFAESSATMSLWCMGINQRVQGVFANNLIHNLHLLTGQICRPGATPFSLTGQPNACGGVRDTGALSHLLPAGRAIPNPKHRAEMEKLWGLPEGRISPNPGYHTVAMFEALGRGDVKCMVICETNPAHTLPNLNKVHKAMSHPESFIVCIEAFPDAVTLQYADLVLAPSFWCERDGVYGCGERRYSLTEKAVDSPGQCRPTVNTLVEFAKRAGVDPKLVNFKNAEDVWNEWRMVAKGTTYDFYGMTRERLRKESGIIWPCPSEDHPGTNLRFVRGHDPLVPADHPDKFFFYGKPDGKPTIFMRPAKGAAEEPDAEYPLYLTSMRVIDHWHTATMTGKVPELLKANPAAFVEINEQDAASLGVKHGDNVILETRRDKMELPARVSDVCRPGLVAVPFFDPKKLVNKLFLDATDPGSREPEYKICAARVRKV is encoded by the coding sequence ATGAATTCATCGCGTCGTGACTTTTTACGTTTTTTTGCCATGTCTGCCGCTATGGCGGCGGCCACGGGCGCAGGCCTGCCAACCCTCGCCCTTGCTGCGGACGATCAGAAACCCGACAAATGGGTCAAGGGAGTATGCCGCTACTGCGGCACTGGCTGCGGGGTGATGGTGGGCGTTAAAAACGGCAAGGCCGTTGCCATTCAGGGCGACCCCAACAACCACAACGCGGGCCTGCTGTGCCTGAAGGGTTCGCTGCTCATTCCCGTGCTCAATTCCAAGGAACGCGTCACCCAACCCATGGTGCGGCGTAAAAAGGGCGGCCCTCTTGAGCCTGTGAGCTGGGACGAAGCCCTTGACCTCATGGCCTCAAAGTTCCGGCACAGCATTGATACGTACGGTGCCAATTCTGTTGCATGGTACGGCTCCGGGCAGTGCCTGACGGAAGAAAGCTATCTCGCCAGCAAGATATTCAAGGCTGGCTTCGGTACCAATAACGTGGACGGCAACCCCCGTCTGTGCATGGCTTCGGCTGTGGGCGGCTATACCACCACGTTCGGCAAGGACGAGCCCATGGGCACCTACGCCGACATAGATCAGGCCACCTGTTTTTTCATCATCGGTTCCAATACCTCAGAGGCGCACCCCGTGCTGTTTCGCCGCATTGCCCGCCGCAAGCAGGTTGAGCCGGGCATCAAGATCATTGTGGCCGACCCGCGCCGCACCAATACGGCCCGCATAGCCGACATGCACGTGGCCTTTCGCCCCGGCACGGATCTGGCCTTCATGCACAGCATGGCCTGGGTCATCATCAATGAGGAGCTGGACAATCCGCGCTTCTGGCAGCGCTATGTGAGCTTTGTGGATGCCGAGGGCAAACCCTCGGACTTTGAAGGCTACAAGGCCTTTCTGGAAAACTACCGGCCTGAAAAAGTGGCCGAAATCTGCCGCGTCCCCGTAGCGCAGATTTATTCGGCGGCCAGAGCCTTTGCCGAATCATCCGCCACCATGAGCCTGTGGTGCATGGGCATCAACCAGCGCGTGCAGGGGGTTTTTGCCAATAACCTCATCCACAACCTGCATTTGCTGACCGGGCAGATATGCCGCCCCGGCGCAACGCCGTTTTCGCTCACTGGCCAGCCCAACGCCTGCGGCGGCGTGCGCGATACCGGCGCGCTCTCGCACCTGCTGCCAGCGGGCCGTGCCATTCCCAATCCCAAGCACCGGGCGGAAATGGAAAAACTCTGGGGCCTGCCGGAAGGGCGCATTTCGCCCAATCCCGGCTACCACACCGTGGCGATGTTTGAGGCCTTGGGACGGGGTGATGTGAAGTGCATGGTCATTTGCGAGACAAATCCCGCGCACACACTGCCCAACCTGAACAAGGTGCACAAGGCCATGTCGCACCCGGAATCGTTCATCGTGTGCATTGAGGCCTTCCCCGATGCCGTCACCCTGCAATACGCCGATCTTGTGCTTGCGCCTTCCTTCTGGTGCGAGCGCGATGGTGTGTATGGCTGCGGCGAGCGGCGTTACTCGCTGACAGAAAAGGCCGTGGATTCGCCCGGTCAGTGCCGCCCCACGGTGAATACCCTGGTGGAATTCGCCAAGCGCGCAGGCGTTGACCCCAAGCTGGTGAACTTCAAAAACGCCGAGGACGTGTGGAACGAATGGCGCATGGTGGCCAAGGGTACCACCTATGATTTCTACGGCATGACGCGTGAACGCCTGCGTAAGGAATCGGGCATCATCTGGCCCTGCCCCTCGGAGGATCACCCCGGCACCAATCTGCGCTTTGTGCGCGGGCATGATCCGCTGGTGCCAGCCGATCATCCGGACAAGTTCTTCTTTTACGGCAAGCCGGACGGCAAACCCACCATCTTTATGCGGCCCGCCAAGGGTGCTGCGGAAGAGCCGGATGCCGAATACCCGCTGTACCTCACCTCCATGCGTGTGATCGACCACTGGCACACTGCGACCATGACGGGCAAGGTGCCGGAACTGCTTAAGGCCAACCCGGCGGCCTTTGTGGAAATCAACGAGCAGGACGCCGCCTCCCTCGGCGTGAAGCACGGGGACAACGTGATTCTGGAAACCCGGCGCGACAAAATGGAACTGCCCGCGCGCGTGAGCGATGTGTGCAGGCCGGGGCTTGTGGCTGTGCCGTTTTTTGATCCCAAAAAACTGGTCAACAAGCTGTTTCTGGACGCCACAGACCCCGGTTCGCGCGAGCCGGAATACAAGATATGCGCCGCGCGGGTACGCAAGGTTTAA